Proteins encoded by one window of Mercenaria mercenaria strain notata chromosome 4, MADL_Memer_1, whole genome shotgun sequence:
- the LOC123553343 gene encoding uncharacterized protein LOC123553343 — MKTLHVIYTVIAVSVLTVKTAASPVLPILGTAKDVMSFGLDVYSFFDSILGEDETNSTPAPIDYDRIIKRTSERIKMSTETIVSISELHAYLSELRNVAYTVEQLLIQMEGMIKAKSKDTREELQRRFRDNFERQKTEIYKVKSLLTFKVEVSGISSTLLSLIANEFKCRMTSLEEFQNYYMALVSDVVALDLLNEKLSERNLYNEAVGSWETAVESLFDDMEVPKNACRANFVELAMEDISRINDPSELFENLQDKYSNRGTDVLHLSGSYCVWSLKAYDKILQKVKDNNMTFVFMSGEENVQSVTSRQFQKIVSVARFENCIDDKDTTKVISYFDVLDKDLVFWLMYPQDQDAEFQILLGQNSTAETITTESDGTKYRTVVYLRAQDHSTISTLTADDFDLKFYEKAVSVGVSSDLKTWQLGVIIGVLVSVVVN, encoded by the exons ATGAAAACACTGCACGTAATTTATACTGTAATTGCTGTCAGTGTTTTAACAGTCAAAACTGCTGCTTCACCAGTGCTGCCGATTCTTGGGACAGCAAAGGATGTAATGTCGTTTGGATTAGATGTATACTCCTTTTTCGACTCTATCTTAGGAGAAGATGAGACAAACAGTACCCCAGCACCTATTGATTATGACAGGATAATTAAAAGAACTTCGGAGagaataaaaatgtcaacagAAACCATCGTTTCAATATCTGAGCTGCATGCGTATCTCTCGGAATTACGAAACGTTGCTTACACTGTCGAACAACTTCTTATACAGATGGAGGGCATGATCAAAGCTAAATCTAAAGACACAAGAGAAGAGTTGCAGAGAAGATTTCGCGATAATTTTGAGAGGCagaaaactgaaatttataaagTTAAAAGCCTATTGACATTCAAAGTCGAGGTATCGGGAATATCAAGTACATTGCTGTCACTTATTGCTAATGAATTTAAATGCAGGATGACTAGTCTCGAAgagtttcaaaattattatatggCACTGGTTTCGGATGTAGTTGCACTGGATCTATTAAATGAAAAACTCTCAGAGAGAAATCTTTATAATGAAGCTGTTGGATCATGGGAAACGGCAGTAGAATCTCTGTTTGATGACATGGAAGTACCGAAAAACGCATGTAGAGCAAACTTCGTTGAATTAGCAATGGAAGACATCAGTCGAATCAATGATCCCTctgaactttttgaaaatctcCAAGATAAATACTCAAACCGTGGAACAGACGTTCTACATCTCAGCGGAAGTTATTGTGTGTGGAGTCTAAAAGCTTATGATAAAATACTACAGAAGGTGAAAGACAATAatatgacttttgtttttatgagTGGAGAGGAGAATGTGCAGTCTGTAACCTCAAGGCAGTTTCAAAAAATTGTATCGGTGGCAAGGTTTGAGAACTGTATCGACGATAAAGATACTACCAAAGTCATATCTTACTTTGATGTTTTAGACAAAGATCTAGTCTTTTGGCTAATGTATCCACAAGACCAGGATGCTGAATTCCAGATTTTGCTCGGTCAAA attCAACTGCGGAAACAATAACCACTGAATCAGACGGTACCAAATACAGGACAGTTGTTTACTTACGAGCACAGGACCACAGTACAATTTCGACCCTCACCGCTGatgattttgatttaaaattttatgaaaaggctgtGTCAGTAGGTGTATCGTCTGATTTGAAGACGTGGCAGCTGGGCGTTATCATCGGAGTTTTAGTTTCTGTGGTCGTAAATTAG
- the LOC123553344 gene encoding uncharacterized protein LOC123553344, protein MPVMNAYETLLQVINPKYIGPLNFAKTVISYFISGSRRIVELNATFSPSGSYATVLDFLKDKATKDHKLPESADCIYFFDNNQIIARSWKVQFNAKPLISVVTTVACLVPPTFLDLQNCERFMPANWLSLHGLNNEENIPDTSASFRGERNDFLVKEIQNLSLTGCQPPPPKLRKAEFTSGTAKSHLPEPNDSYADIESYVTGKTDIILLDPVLVNPCSFISLEVVLDNIIDNANKKWVLVGCDGLP, encoded by the coding sequence ATGCCTGTGATGAATGCTTATGAAACGTTATTACAAGTTATAAATCCTAAATATATCGGGCCTTTAAATTTTGCAAAGACAGTTATTTCCTACTTCATTTCTGGGAGTAGAAGAATTGTGGAACTGAATGCCACCTTTTCACCGTCTGGTTCTTATGCCACTGTGTTAGACTTCTTGAAAGATAAGGCTACCAAAGACCATAAGTTACCAGAAAGTGCAGACTGTATATATTTCTTCGATAATAATCAAATCATAGCACGTAGCTGGAAGGTACAATTTAACGCGAAACCTTTAATAAGTGTTGTTACTACTGTTGCATGTTTGGTTCCACCAACATTTTTAGACTTGCAAAATTGCGAGAGATTTATGCCTGCCAATTGGTTGTCCTTGCATGGACTTAACAATGAAGAAAATATTCCGGACACAAGCGCCTCGTTCAGGGGCGAAAGAAACGATTTCTTAGTAAAAGAGATTCAGAACTTGTCGCTTACTGGATGTCAACCTCCACCACCAAAACTTCGAAAAGCTGAATTTACTTCAGGCACAGCAAAATCACATTTACCAGAACCTAATGACTCATATGCAGACATAGAGTCGTACGTAACTGGGAAAACTGACATTATATTATTAGACCCAGTACTGGTAAACCCATGCTCATTTATATCATTAGAAGTAGTACTTGATAACATAATTGACAATGCAAATAAGAAGTGGGTATTAGTTGGATGCGACGGCCTGCCATAA
- the LOC123539697 gene encoding uncharacterized protein LOC123539697, which yields METKRVTSHEKGKCPEHALTKRRGKVEVKYIEDKNKRNQTRSTRKTGLFKKALEYATMTGDSTRLEIRDEYFDSFEEGLVSDQSNADVVITEVSRIPPVPHYFLKYIYTYIS from the exons ATGGAAACAAAG AGAGTAACCTCTCATGAAAAGGGCAAATGTCCTGAGCACGCATTAACAAAAAGAAGAGGAAAAGTTGAGGTCAAGTACATAGAAGATAAGAATAAACGAAATCAGACTCGCAGCACACGCAAGACTGGACTGTTTAAAAAG GCACTTGAGTATGCTACCATGACAGGAGACAGTACCAGACTGGAGATAAGGGATGAATACTTTGACTCATTTGAAGAAGGGCTGGTTTCAGACCAATCAAACGCCGATGTTGTCATTACAGAGGTTAGTCGGATTCCTCCTGTTCcgcattattttctgaaatatatatacaccTATATAAGTTAA